In Capsicum annuum cultivar UCD-10X-F1 chromosome 11, UCD10Xv1.1, whole genome shotgun sequence, one genomic interval encodes:
- the LOC107848217 gene encoding UPF0481 protein At3g47200 has protein sequence MENVPLGARGRKIPKVPQAMLQMEIEDFDPKKSTSDYCSDYSPMVVSIGPYHHGRPELQGVQNLKQELLDHFVSGSGKTENDFLQDFRESVDIVRSYYMEEYTAAYSKEQFAKMMLLDACFVISINLKAHIAKTSSSRLGKVVFSLALRDLLLLENQIPFWLIKKLLKFGYGQEYTEWWIKNFICRVIYGNHRKEAGDIGDDSNNPPLFLLEALRRAIVSGNWTKSNQTNHYYSIGDDEDIEPKRYNYSFHSIRDLKEKGIYCRPAQTGLVNDIKFKSFCFYGKLELPTFIVTSRSRVWLKNIIAYEMSPGTNVGLEVICYINFMKSIINDPKDVQELRDKRILINRLNSDDEVVKLFKEINTCGLDDDHFVFKVKEQIQKHYNSKAKTWMIELIITHFLTPWKVVALLAAIFILFLSATQTYFTVYPRH, from the coding sequence ATGGAAAATGTTCCGTTGGGTGCTCGTGGGCGCAAAATACCTAAAGTTCCACAAGCAATGCTACAGATGGAAATTGAAGATTTCGATCCCAAGAAATCTACTAGTGACTATTGCAGTGACTACAGTCCGATGGTAGTTTCTATTGGTCCTTACCATCACGGGAGACCTGAGCTCCAAGGTGTCCAGAACTTGAAGCAAGAACTTTTGGATCATTTTGTCTCTGGAAGTGGTAAAACTGAAAATGACTTCCTTCAAGATTTCCGGGAGTCAGTTGACATCGTGAGAAGTTATTATATGGAGGAATACACTGCTGCTTATAGTAAAGAGCAATTTGCAAAGATGATGCTCCTGGATGCCTGTTTCGTTATCTCTATAAATCTCAAAGCGCATATCGCTAAAACAAGCAGCAGTCGTCTTGGCAAAGTGGTGTTCTCACTGGCTCTCCGCGACCTACTTTTGCTTGAGAATCAAATTCCATTTTGGCTTATCAAGAAATTGTTGAAATTCGGATATGGGCAAGAGTACACAGAATGGTGGATCAAGAATTTTATATGTagagttatttatggaaatcaCAGAAAGGAAGCAGGGGACATTGGAGATGATAGCAACAACCCGCCCCTCTTCCTTCTAGAAGCTCTCCGGAGAGCAATTGTTTCAGGAAATTGGACCAAATCCAACCAAACAAATCATTATTATAGCATTGGCGATGATGAAGACATTGAACCAAAGAGATACAATTACTCGTTTCATTCAATCAGAGATCTCAAAGAAAAAGGCATCTATTGTAGGCCTGCCCAAACTGGTTTAGTGAATGACATCAAGTTCAAGTCATTCTGCTTCTACGGCAAGCTTGAATTACCAACATTCATCGTGACAAGCAGGTCACGTGTTTGGCTCAAGAACATAATAGCTTATGAGATGAGTCCTGGAACAAATGTCGGGTTGGAAGTAATATGTTACATAAATTTTATGAAATCGATCATCAATGATCCTAAAGATGTGCAAGAACTGCGAGACAAACGGATACTCATCAACCGACTCAACAGTGACGATGAAGTGGTCAAATTGTTCAAGGAGATCAATACTTGCGGTTTGGATGACGATCACTTTGTTTTCAAGGTCAAAGAACAAATACAAAAGCACTATAATAGCAAGGCAAAGACATGGATGATTGAACTAATTATCACTCACTTTCTCACTCCATGGAAGGTAGTTGCATTACTTGCTgctattttcattctttttttgagTGCTACTCAAACCTATTTCACTGTTTATCCTAGACATTGA